A DNA window from Arachis duranensis cultivar V14167 chromosome 3, aradu.V14167.gnm2.J7QH, whole genome shotgun sequence contains the following coding sequences:
- the LOC110272334 gene encoding ABC transporter G family member 15-like isoform X1, which yields MENKSITTSTSSGSNGDDEGSEKRGMYLVWEDITVVVPNFGNGHTRRLLNGLNGYAEPNRIMAIMGPSGSGKSTLLDSLAGRLARNVILSGNVLLNGKKRRLDYGGVAYVTQEDILLGTLTVRETISYSANLRLPSRMRKEEVNEIVEGTIMEMGLEDCADRVIGNWHLRGISGGERKRLSIAVEILTRPSLLFLDEPTTGLDSASAYFVVQTLRNIAHDGKTVISSIHQPSSEVFQLFDDLFLLSGGQTIYFGPAQNSLEFFGKAGFPCPSRRNPSDHFLRCINSDFDTVTTTIMASQRIHEQNSLTPSLGNLSTAAIRAKLIERYRWSEYATAARTRIKQISNFEGYDGESKSKNQPKWWKQLTTLTHRSLVNMSRDVGYYWIRLAIYIALSLSVGTIFFDVGTSYRAIFARGACGAFISGFMTFLSIGGFPSFIEEMKVFYKERLNGYYGISVYILSNFLSSFPFVSMMSIATATITYYMVKFRPEFSHLCYITLDLIGCIAVVESSMMIIASLVPNFLMGVIIGAGYIGVMMMTAGYFRQIPDLPKFFWRYPISYINYGAWGLQGAFKNDLIGLEFDPLVPGGPKLKGETILTTMLGMRIEYSKWWDLAAVVFILILHRVLFFIILRFKEPASHFLYSIYAKQAMQRIKKRPSFRKTPSFSSKRHQTLHPLSSQEGLNSPIH from the exons ATGGAGAATAAAAGCATTACAACAAGTACTAGCAGTGGAAGTAATGGTGATGATGAGGGAAGTGAGAAGAGAGGAATGTACCTAGTTTGGGAAGACATAACTGTTGTGGTTCCAAACTTTGGCAATGGACACACAAGGAGGTTGCTTAATGGCTTGAATGGCTATGCTGAACCTAACAGAATCATGGCTATTATGGGTCCTTCTGGCTCTGGAAAATCCACTCTTCTTGATTCTTTGGCAG GTAGACTCGCTAGGAATGTTATCTTGTCTGGAAATGTGCTTTTaaatggaaagaaaagaagattggaCTATGGTGGTGTT GCTTATGTGACCCAAGAAGACATATTGTTGGGAACACTAACAGTGAGAGAAACAATAAGTTATTCAGCAAATCTAAGGCTTCCATCAAGAATGAGGAAAGAAGAGGTAAATGAGATTGTAGAAGGAACAATAATGGAGATGGGTCTTGAAGATTGTGCAGATAGGGTTATAGGGAATTGGCATTTGAGAGGAATAAGTGGTGGAGAAAGGAAAAGACTAAGCATAGCAGTTGAGATATTAACAAGGCCTAGTCTCTTGTTCCTTGATGAACCAACCACTGGCCTTGATAGTGCCTCAGCTTATTTTGTTGTTCAAACTTTGAGGAACATTGCTCATGATGGCAAGACTGTAATTTCATCCATTCATCAACCAAGTAGTGAGGTTTTTCAACTTTTTGATGATCTCTTCCTGCTTTCTGGAGGCCAAACTATTTATTTTGGACCAGCTCAAAACTCACTCGAG TTCTTTGGGAAAGCAGGGTTCCCATGTCCAAGTAGAAGAAACCCTTCTGATCATTTCCTTCGCTGTATTAATTCAGACTTTGATACTGTCACAACCACCATCATGGCCTCCCAAAGAATCCAT GAACAAAACTCATTAACACCATCATTAGGGAACTTATCAACTGCTGCAATCAGAGCAAAACTTATTGAGAGATACCGTTGGTCTGAATATGCAACTGCCGCAAGaactagaatcaaacaaatctcaAACTTT GAAGGATATGATGGTGAAAGCAAAAGCAAGAATCAACCGAAATGGTGGAAGCAACTAACAACATTGACTCATAGATCTTTGGTGAACATGAGTAGGGATGTAGGGTACTATTGGATAAGGCTAGCAATCTACATAGCATTATCTTTATCTGTTGGAACAATCTTCTTTGATGTTGGAACAAGTTACAGAGCCATCTTTGCAAGAGGTGCATGTGGGGCTTTCATTTCTGGTTTCATGACATTCTTGTCCATTGGAGGCTTCCCCTCCTTCATAGAGGAAATGAAGGTGTTTTATAAAGAAAGGCTTAATGGATACTATGGAATTAGTGTCTACATTCTATCAAATTTTCTCTCTTCATTTCCCTTTGTTTCAATGATGTCCATTGCCACTGCCACCATAACCTATTATATGGTCAAGTTTCGTCCAGAATTTTCACATCTTTGTTACATCACCCTTGATCTTATTGGCTGCATTGCGGTTGTGGAGAGTTCCATGATGATCATAGCTTCATTAGTTCCCAACTTCCTCATGGGAGTAATAATAGGAGCAGGATATATT GGTGTAATGATGATGACTGCTGGCTACTTCCGTCAGATCCCTGATCTTCCCAAATTCTTCTGGCGTTACCCAATTTCATACATTAATTATGGGGCATGGGGATTAcag GGAGCATTCAAGAATGATTTGATTGGGCTGGAGTTTGATCCTCTAGTACCAGGTGGTCCAAAGCTGAAAGGAGAAACCATACTCACAACCATGCTTGGCATGAGAATTGAATATTCAAAATGGTGGGACTTAGCTGCTGTCGTGTTCATCCTCATACTGCATAGagttctctttttcatcattctcagATTCAAAGAGCCCGCTTCACATTTTCTTTATAGTATCTATGCAAAGCAAGCAATGCAACGCATCAAGAAGAGGCCATCTTTCAGGAAAacaccatctttctcttcaaaGAGGCACCAAACACTGCATCCCTTGTCTTCTCAAGAGGGTCTCAACTCACCAATTCATTAA
- the LOC110272334 gene encoding ABC transporter G family member 15-like isoform X2: protein MENKSITTSTSSGSNGDDEGSEKRGMYLVWEDITVVVPNFGNGHTRRLLNGLNGYAEPNRIMAIMGPSGSGKSTLLDSLAGRLARNVILSGNVLLNGKKRRLDYGGVFFGKAGFPCPSRRNPSDHFLRCINSDFDTVTTTIMASQRIHEQNSLTPSLGNLSTAAIRAKLIERYRWSEYATAARTRIKQISNFEGYDGESKSKNQPKWWKQLTTLTHRSLVNMSRDVGYYWIRLAIYIALSLSVGTIFFDVGTSYRAIFARGACGAFISGFMTFLSIGGFPSFIEEMKVFYKERLNGYYGISVYILSNFLSSFPFVSMMSIATATITYYMVKFRPEFSHLCYITLDLIGCIAVVESSMMIIASLVPNFLMGVIIGAGYIGVMMMTAGYFRQIPDLPKFFWRYPISYINYGAWGLQGAFKNDLIGLEFDPLVPGGPKLKGETILTTMLGMRIEYSKWWDLAAVVFILILHRVLFFIILRFKEPASHFLYSIYAKQAMQRIKKRPSFRKTPSFSSKRHQTLHPLSSQEGLNSPIH, encoded by the exons ATGGAGAATAAAAGCATTACAACAAGTACTAGCAGTGGAAGTAATGGTGATGATGAGGGAAGTGAGAAGAGAGGAATGTACCTAGTTTGGGAAGACATAACTGTTGTGGTTCCAAACTTTGGCAATGGACACACAAGGAGGTTGCTTAATGGCTTGAATGGCTATGCTGAACCTAACAGAATCATGGCTATTATGGGTCCTTCTGGCTCTGGAAAATCCACTCTTCTTGATTCTTTGGCAG GTAGACTCGCTAGGAATGTTATCTTGTCTGGAAATGTGCTTTTaaatggaaagaaaagaagattggaCTATGGTGGTGTT TTCTTTGGGAAAGCAGGGTTCCCATGTCCAAGTAGAAGAAACCCTTCTGATCATTTCCTTCGCTGTATTAATTCAGACTTTGATACTGTCACAACCACCATCATGGCCTCCCAAAGAATCCAT GAACAAAACTCATTAACACCATCATTAGGGAACTTATCAACTGCTGCAATCAGAGCAAAACTTATTGAGAGATACCGTTGGTCTGAATATGCAACTGCCGCAAGaactagaatcaaacaaatctcaAACTTT GAAGGATATGATGGTGAAAGCAAAAGCAAGAATCAACCGAAATGGTGGAAGCAACTAACAACATTGACTCATAGATCTTTGGTGAACATGAGTAGGGATGTAGGGTACTATTGGATAAGGCTAGCAATCTACATAGCATTATCTTTATCTGTTGGAACAATCTTCTTTGATGTTGGAACAAGTTACAGAGCCATCTTTGCAAGAGGTGCATGTGGGGCTTTCATTTCTGGTTTCATGACATTCTTGTCCATTGGAGGCTTCCCCTCCTTCATAGAGGAAATGAAGGTGTTTTATAAAGAAAGGCTTAATGGATACTATGGAATTAGTGTCTACATTCTATCAAATTTTCTCTCTTCATTTCCCTTTGTTTCAATGATGTCCATTGCCACTGCCACCATAACCTATTATATGGTCAAGTTTCGTCCAGAATTTTCACATCTTTGTTACATCACCCTTGATCTTATTGGCTGCATTGCGGTTGTGGAGAGTTCCATGATGATCATAGCTTCATTAGTTCCCAACTTCCTCATGGGAGTAATAATAGGAGCAGGATATATT GGTGTAATGATGATGACTGCTGGCTACTTCCGTCAGATCCCTGATCTTCCCAAATTCTTCTGGCGTTACCCAATTTCATACATTAATTATGGGGCATGGGGATTAcag GGAGCATTCAAGAATGATTTGATTGGGCTGGAGTTTGATCCTCTAGTACCAGGTGGTCCAAAGCTGAAAGGAGAAACCATACTCACAACCATGCTTGGCATGAGAATTGAATATTCAAAATGGTGGGACTTAGCTGCTGTCGTGTTCATCCTCATACTGCATAGagttctctttttcatcattctcagATTCAAAGAGCCCGCTTCACATTTTCTTTATAGTATCTATGCAAAGCAAGCAATGCAACGCATCAAGAAGAGGCCATCTTTCAGGAAAacaccatctttctcttcaaaGAGGCACCAAACACTGCATCCCTTGTCTTCTCAAGAGGGTCTCAACTCACCAATTCATTAA
- the LOC107477288 gene encoding protein TRAUCO isoform X1 — protein MDNLKASYKDEEEEDGAPTTAAVAAADAVVGDAPIPSDAVAAGGGTDTESAEVPPVTTTSTASDTPTEAQNDGRSEPDPSDMSDDEPVSDEGSLKKSPKSPARDDGGGGDNDEDDEEPPPKKQKQLSTLTAETVTVKIESSPVAAELPEGASNGDANAAVSTPATTATGTTGTNSKKSKKKNNNVWVTKSKKSKKKNKANNNNNNHHGANGEDTVLITPVPRFPDKSDDTAEMKICLSKVYKAEKVELSDDRMVAGSTKGYRMVRATRGVVEGAWYFEIRVLHLGETGHTRLGWSTEKGDLQAPVGYDGNSFGYRDIDGSKVHKALREKYGEEGYKEGDVIGFYINLPEGEKYAPKPLHLVWYKGQRYVVAQDAKEDPPKVVPGSEISFFKNGVCQGVAFKDLFGGRYYPAASMYTLPNEPNCMVKFNFGPDFEFFPEDFQDRPIPKPMIEVPYHGFDNRVENGEATEKKP, from the exons ATGGATAATTTAAAAGCTTCGTACAAAGACGAAGAGGAAGAAGACGGGGCACCAACCACCGCCGCCGTTGCGGCCGCTGACGCCGTCGTTGGCGACGCCCCGATTCCCAGTGACGCGGTAGCTGCCGGAGGAGGCACCGATACGGAATCAGCCGAAGTTCCTCCTGTAACAACCACCAGCACCGCCTCCGACACGCCAACGGAAGCTCAAAACGACGGCAGATCGGAGCCCGACCCTTCCGACATGTCTGATGACGAACCCGTCTCTGATGAAGGTTCCCTGAAGAAGTCGCCGAAGTCGCCTGCAAGAGACGATGGTGGCGGCGGTGACAACGACGAGGACGACGAGGAACCTCCACCGAAGAAGCAGAAGCAGCTCTCCACATTGACCGCTGAAACCGTTACCGTTAAGATCGAATCTTCTCCGGTGGCTGCGGAATTGCCAGAAGGAGCTAGCAACGGCGACGCCAATGCGGCCGTGTCAACGCCGGCGACAACGGCCACGGGAACAACGGGGACGAATTCGAAGAAATctaagaagaagaacaacaatgTGTGGGTAACCAAATCGaagaaatcaaagaagaagaacaaggctaacaacaataacaacaatcacCACGGCGCAAACGGCGAAGACACGGTGCTTATAACGCCGGTGCCGAGGTTCCCGGACAAGAGCGACGACACGGCGGAGATGAAGATCTGCCTCTCGAAGGTGTACAAGGCGGAGAAGGTTGAGCTGAGCGACGACCGAATGGTGGCAGGGAGCACGAAGGGCTACAGAATGGTGAGGGCAACGAGAGGGGTGGTTGAAGGAGCGTGGTACTTCGAAATTAGGGTTTTGCATTTGGGGGAAACAGGGCACACACGGTTGGGGTGGTCCACTGAGAAAGGTGACTTGCAGGCACCGGTTGGTTACGATGGGAATAGTTTTGGGTATAGGGATATTGATGGGAGTAAGGTGCATAAGGCTCTGAGGGAGAAGTATGGAGAAGAAGGGTATAAGGAAGGTGATGTTATTGGTTTCTATATCAACTTGCCTGAAGGGGAGAAGTATGCTCCAAAGCCACTGCATTTGGTTTGGTATAAAGGACAGAGATATGTTGTTGCTCAAGATGCTAAGGAAGATCCTCCCAAAGTTGTGCCTG GAAGTGAGATATCTTTCTTCAAAAATGGCGTGTGCCAAGGTGTAGCTTTCAAGGATCTTTTTGGTGGTCGATACTACCCTGCTGCTTCAATGTATACTCTCCCCAATGAGCCAAACTGCATGGTCAAGTTCAACTTTGGCCCCGACTTTGAATTCTTTCCCGAGGATTTTCAAGATCGGCCGATTCCCAAGCCAATGATCGAAGTTCCCTACCATGGTTTTGATAATCGAGTTGAAAATGGAGAGGCTACTGAGAAGAAACCGTGA
- the LOC107477288 gene encoding protein TRAUCO isoform X2 has product MDNLKASYKDEEEEDGAPTTAAVAAADAVVGDAPIPSDAVAAGGGTDTESAEVPPVTTTSTASDTPTEAQNDGRSEPDPSDMSDDEPVSDEGSLKKSPKSPARDDGGGGDNDEDDEEPPPKKQKQLSTLTAETVTVKIESSPVAAELPEGASNGDANAAVSTPATTATGTTGTNSKKSKKKNNNVWVTKSKKSKKKNKANNNNNNHHGANGEDTVLITPVPRFPDKSDDTAEKVELSDDRMVAGSTKGYRMVRATRGVVEGAWYFEIRVLHLGETGHTRLGWSTEKGDLQAPVGYDGNSFGYRDIDGSKVHKALREKYGEEGYKEGDVIGFYINLPEGEKYAPKPLHLVWYKGQRYVVAQDAKEDPPKVVPGSEISFFKNGVCQGVAFKDLFGGRYYPAASMYTLPNEPNCMVKFNFGPDFEFFPEDFQDRPIPKPMIEVPYHGFDNRVENGEATEKKP; this is encoded by the exons ATGGATAATTTAAAAGCTTCGTACAAAGACGAAGAGGAAGAAGACGGGGCACCAACCACCGCCGCCGTTGCGGCCGCTGACGCCGTCGTTGGCGACGCCCCGATTCCCAGTGACGCGGTAGCTGCCGGAGGAGGCACCGATACGGAATCAGCCGAAGTTCCTCCTGTAACAACCACCAGCACCGCCTCCGACACGCCAACGGAAGCTCAAAACGACGGCAGATCGGAGCCCGACCCTTCCGACATGTCTGATGACGAACCCGTCTCTGATGAAGGTTCCCTGAAGAAGTCGCCGAAGTCGCCTGCAAGAGACGATGGTGGCGGCGGTGACAACGACGAGGACGACGAGGAACCTCCACCGAAGAAGCAGAAGCAGCTCTCCACATTGACCGCTGAAACCGTTACCGTTAAGATCGAATCTTCTCCGGTGGCTGCGGAATTGCCAGAAGGAGCTAGCAACGGCGACGCCAATGCGGCCGTGTCAACGCCGGCGACAACGGCCACGGGAACAACGGGGACGAATTCGAAGAAATctaagaagaagaacaacaatgTGTGGGTAACCAAATCGaagaaatcaaagaagaagaacaaggctaacaacaataacaacaatcacCACGGCGCAAACGGCGAAGACACGGTGCTTATAACGCCGGTGCCGAGGTTCCCGGACAAGAGCGACGACACG GCGGAGAAGGTTGAGCTGAGCGACGACCGAATGGTGGCAGGGAGCACGAAGGGCTACAGAATGGTGAGGGCAACGAGAGGGGTGGTTGAAGGAGCGTGGTACTTCGAAATTAGGGTTTTGCATTTGGGGGAAACAGGGCACACACGGTTGGGGTGGTCCACTGAGAAAGGTGACTTGCAGGCACCGGTTGGTTACGATGGGAATAGTTTTGGGTATAGGGATATTGATGGGAGTAAGGTGCATAAGGCTCTGAGGGAGAAGTATGGAGAAGAAGGGTATAAGGAAGGTGATGTTATTGGTTTCTATATCAACTTGCCTGAAGGGGAGAAGTATGCTCCAAAGCCACTGCATTTGGTTTGGTATAAAGGACAGAGATATGTTGTTGCTCAAGATGCTAAGGAAGATCCTCCCAAAGTTGTGCCTG GAAGTGAGATATCTTTCTTCAAAAATGGCGTGTGCCAAGGTGTAGCTTTCAAGGATCTTTTTGGTGGTCGATACTACCCTGCTGCTTCAATGTATACTCTCCCCAATGAGCCAAACTGCATGGTCAAGTTCAACTTTGGCCCCGACTTTGAATTCTTTCCCGAGGATTTTCAAGATCGGCCGATTCCCAAGCCAATGATCGAAGTTCCCTACCATGGTTTTGATAATCGAGTTGAAAATGGAGAGGCTACTGAGAAGAAACCGTGA
- the LOC107477288 gene encoding protein TRAUCO isoform X3, producing MDNLKASYKDEEEEDGAPTTAAVAAADAVVGDAPIPSDAVAAGGGTDTESAEVPPVTTTSTASDTPTEAQNDGRSEPDPSDMSDDEPVSDEGSLKKSPKSPARDDGGGGDNDEDDEEPPPKKQKQLSTLTAETVTVKIESSPVAAELPEGASNGDANAAVSTPATTATGTTGTNSKKSKKKNNNVWVTKSKKSKKKNKANNNNNNHHGANGEDTVLITPVPRFPDKSDDTAEMKICLSKVYKAEKVELSDDRMVAGSTKGYRMVRATRGVVEGAWYFEIRVLHLGETGHTRLGWSTEKGDLQAPVGYDGNSFGYRDIDGSKVHKALREKYGEEGYKEGDVIGFYINLPEGEKYAPKPLHLVWYKGQRYVVAQDAKEDPPKVVPGVLALSCWLL from the exons ATGGATAATTTAAAAGCTTCGTACAAAGACGAAGAGGAAGAAGACGGGGCACCAACCACCGCCGCCGTTGCGGCCGCTGACGCCGTCGTTGGCGACGCCCCGATTCCCAGTGACGCGGTAGCTGCCGGAGGAGGCACCGATACGGAATCAGCCGAAGTTCCTCCTGTAACAACCACCAGCACCGCCTCCGACACGCCAACGGAAGCTCAAAACGACGGCAGATCGGAGCCCGACCCTTCCGACATGTCTGATGACGAACCCGTCTCTGATGAAGGTTCCCTGAAGAAGTCGCCGAAGTCGCCTGCAAGAGACGATGGTGGCGGCGGTGACAACGACGAGGACGACGAGGAACCTCCACCGAAGAAGCAGAAGCAGCTCTCCACATTGACCGCTGAAACCGTTACCGTTAAGATCGAATCTTCTCCGGTGGCTGCGGAATTGCCAGAAGGAGCTAGCAACGGCGACGCCAATGCGGCCGTGTCAACGCCGGCGACAACGGCCACGGGAACAACGGGGACGAATTCGAAGAAATctaagaagaagaacaacaatgTGTGGGTAACCAAATCGaagaaatcaaagaagaagaacaaggctaacaacaataacaacaatcacCACGGCGCAAACGGCGAAGACACGGTGCTTATAACGCCGGTGCCGAGGTTCCCGGACAAGAGCGACGACACGGCGGAGATGAAGATCTGCCTCTCGAAGGTGTACAAGGCGGAGAAGGTTGAGCTGAGCGACGACCGAATGGTGGCAGGGAGCACGAAGGGCTACAGAATGGTGAGGGCAACGAGAGGGGTGGTTGAAGGAGCGTGGTACTTCGAAATTAGGGTTTTGCATTTGGGGGAAACAGGGCACACACGGTTGGGGTGGTCCACTGAGAAAGGTGACTTGCAGGCACCGGTTGGTTACGATGGGAATAGTTTTGGGTATAGGGATATTGATGGGAGTAAGGTGCATAAGGCTCTGAGGGAGAAGTATGGAGAAGAAGGGTATAAGGAAGGTGATGTTATTGGTTTCTATATCAACTTGCCTGAAGGGGAGAAGTATGCTCCAAAGCCACTGCATTTGGTTTGGTATAAAGGACAGAGATATGTTGTTGCTCAAGATGCTAAGGAAGATCCTCCCAAAGTTGTGCCTG GTGTGCTTGCTCTGTCTTGTTGGTTACTGTAG